The Flavobacteriales bacterium genome contains the following window.
ATACAGTGGAAGCGGCAGTTTGGTGATATGCTCGTTGAATGCTCCGCTATTCTCGCCCTCTGGTAAGGTATTGAAGAACCAACCGTGGGCATCTATCCCATGTGCACGTAGCTCCTTGACCTGGCAGCTGATCTTGTTCTGTACACTATGTTGTTTAAGGACTCCTCCGATGAATATGTATCTCAACCTGATCGGTGGATTCATCTATAGAGGCTTTGTACGTTCTCTTCGCTCAGAAACTGCTGATCGGAATAGTTGAGGATGCGATGCTCTTTGCTCCTTTTCTCCAATACTTCTGGCAGATATCTCTTCGAAACGATGAGGAGCTCGCACTCTTCCAAGCATGTATCCATGTCTTTGACCCTGCTGAAGAGGTAGGGAAAGTCGATCCGTAGATTGTTCAATTTCAGATCCTCATCCCAGATGCGGATATGATAGTCCTCTTCCTCATTCAGTGCATTGAGAAGTCGGAGCATCGGGCTTTCGCGCAGATCATCGCTGTCATTCTTGAAGCTCAATCCGATGAATGCCACCTTTTTTACCCCGGTATCCTTGACCTCCTGGATCAGTGTGTCCACATAAGCATCGTTACTCGGGATCATGCTCGGCAATAAGGCGAATTCCCGCTCAGAACTCCGTATCAGATACTGTAGCTCCCTGAGGTCCTTAGGCAAGCAGGAGCCTCCAAAAGGCAGGCCGGGTCTGAGATATCTTTTGGAGATATTCAATTTGTCATCGGCCACGAAGATGGAATGCGCATCCTTGACATTCACCCCTAATTCATTGGCCAGCGTGAAGATCTCATTGGCAAATACGATCTTGAGTGCATGAAAGGAATTATCGATGTACTTGGAGTACTCGGCCGTACGCAGATCGGTAATAAAGGAAGGACGCTCTGGATTGACATGCAGAATGTCGACCAATGCAGCAACATCATCCCCTTCCCTGCTTCCAAGCACGAATCTTCCGTAATCGTAGAAGTCCTTGACTGCGCTCCCTTCTCTGAGGAATTCAGGATAGAACACGGGAAT
Protein-coding sequences here:
- a CDS encoding UDP-glucose/GDP-mannose dehydrogenase family protein; its protein translation is MKIGVLGLGYVGIVNVACLAKQGHTILCNDVKPQKVQAVVGGKSPINEPGVEELLQEGLEKGLIIPTEDSALLIRESDIIITCVGTPSQASGEVNLDYLHNVIYEISQHVETGQQKYLVCRSTVPPGTTESVFDKFLSDSAVIPVFYPEFLREGSAVKDFYDYGRFVLGSREGDDVAALVDILHVNPERPSFITDLRTAEYSKYIDNSFHALKIVFANEIFTLANELGVNVKDAHSIFVADDKLNISKRYLRPGLPFGGSCLPKDLRELQYLIRSSEREFALLPSMIPSNDAYVDTLIQEVKDTGVKKVAFIGLSFKNDSDDLRESPMLRLLNALNEEEDYHIRIWDEDLKLNNLRIDFPYLFSRVKDMDTCLEECELLIVSKRYLPEVLEKRSKEHRILNYSDQQFLSEENVQSLYR